The following nucleotide sequence is from Anguilla rostrata isolate EN2019 chromosome 3, ASM1855537v3, whole genome shotgun sequence.
AAAGGAACAGAGCCAAGGATGCGGCAATGAACAATTCCGTTTTTGCCTCCGTCTTGATCAGACACCACAATCGAAGCAACAGCTGTGCCGATTTTTGcgtcctctctcacagtgttcaGCGCTGAAGTTACCGATATATCTGGAGAGTTGTCATTTACATCCACAACTTCAATTAATAGTTTACAATGAGTACTCCGTGGAGGGGTGCCTTTATCACGAGCCTGGATGCGTAATTCAAATGCAGAGGTTTCCTCATAGTCAAGACCACCACTGGTAATAATCTCGCCAGTATATTGATTAATTGTGAATATTTCTGTTGGATTCATATTACCGTGTCGAACAAATGAGTACATAATTTCGCTATTTATCCCTTCATCTATATCCGTCGCATTAAGTGTTATTATTGATGATCCAAATGGTACATTTTCATACACCCTGACTTTATAAAGGGAGCTTCTAAATGCTGGAGCATTGTCGTTGACATCGATTACGTTAACAATGATTTCTAATGTCCCGGATCTGGGAGCTTTTCCTCCGTCAACAGCAGTGAGTACGAGCTGAATCACAGACTGCTTCTCTCGGTCTAACGCTTTCTGCAGCACTAACTCAGCAGACACACTctgctctccactgctctgtacATCCAGTGAGAAGTGTTCATTCGGACTCAGCTTGTAGGTCTTCACTGAGTTACTACCCACATCGGGATCACTAGCCATAGGGAGAGGAATTCTTTCACCAGAAAAGGAAGATTCTGGAATATTTAAGACGTGCGATTTTTCCAGGAATGTTGGCGCATTATCGTTTATATCTATAATATTCACCTCAAGGCGATAAAAAGTCAAAGGATTATGAGCAGCGGCCTCAATCTTCAGTGAGCATTTCGCAGAGCTCAGACACAACTCCTCTCTATCGATCCTTTCATCCACAATCAAAACACCAGTCTTCAAATTTACCTCGAAAAGGCTCTTACTGGATCCGGGTACGATTTGAAACGTGCGCGGCTCCAGTTCCTGGAGCCTAAGATTAAGATCCTTTGTTATGTTCCCCACGACGGTGCCCTTCTTCACCTCCTCGGAGACAGAATAGACAATCTTCTGAAAGGACGCAACCCACAGACATGAAAGAACAGCACACTGTATCCAAATACGCAATCCGTGACTGGAAATGCCCATCGCGTTCCAACCGCACAGCAACCCTAATTTATTatatatgcacacgcacgcttAAGTACTCACATAACAgttattatgaaatgaaattgcGGAAGCTGCTACTGCGCTACTTTTTCGTACAAAGCTTTCTCTGGTCTGTCCCTGCTACGCATATCACAAGAAAGGAGGAGCCCAGAGAGCTGTTCACGTTGCCATGGTCAACAGCGACACCGCGTGCATTAATGGTGGtagcaaaaaacacaaaataaaataaaataaaaataaaaacaatattagtAATAATTGCACAAAGGTCTACTCGCAACCGTTGCACTAATCGGTTAAGTCCATTGTAAAACATAATGTTTAAAACATAAAGACGTCACATtgtcttatatatatatatatatatatatatataatatatatatatatatatatatatatataatgcaaaaGCACTGGGacactgaattattatttttttgtgattttcggGTGTTTGCATTAATATTGATTGATATGTGTAGgaactgctgctgttttttttaaattttttttttttttttaaaacagcaccCATATCTTAgaggagcaaaagtaattggacaaattcacatcatctgaaataaagttgtcatatttagtaacAGGTTGCACATCATTTAAATTCAATGACTGGCAGAAGTTTCCAaaccatagacatcaccagacgctgggtatcttccctagTGTTGCTCTGTCAGGCttgcactgcagccatcttcatctCCTGTTTGTTTCTAGGGCAGTGGTCTcgaaccctggtcctggagagctacagggtctgctggtttttgttttcaccttaaaatcagcacccaattgagacccaagacaccaggtgagttgagttaactgtgtaatcaactgctctaattgattcatgaagtgcagaatCACTATgagaaccagcagaccctgtagctctccaggaccagggttcgAGACCACTGTTCTAGGGTGTTGTGTCTTCAGCCTTGCGTTCAGCATATAAAATGCGTCAAATGTGTTTTGAGGCAATTTGTTGGATCTGAGCAAATACGGTATTTCTGTAAACTTCAGAAGTCAACCTGCAGCTGCcatcagcagtgacatcatcaaataagacaagtgagccagttccagtaacagccatacatgcccaagtcataacactacctccaccatgtttcacagatgaggcgGTGAGGAGTGGTGCTTTCATTCacgagcagttcctttctttctccacactttccagcaccttggtacaggttaatactcatcctgtaccagtggtttgcatcttgcagtgaccACCAGAGGTATGATGGTGTAATCTTCTCTTTATGGGAGCCATTGACACATCTAAGCGCACATCTTGGGAAGGTTTTTTGCTCTGTTCGACAGTAGAAAGGGACATTTTTTCTCCACAACTGAAAGCATTCATCGGTCATTCGCTACAGTGGTCTTCTGGGATCTACCAGATTGTTcactattgctgagctcaccagtgcattcttgcttcctaacaatgtatcagACAGTTAATTTcaacacacccaatgttttggctaagTCTCTGATCGATTTATTCCGATTTTTTTCAGGAATGACACTAATTTGGTCCTCACATTGACAGATAACAGCAGCAGACTCCAAATGCAGATACCACACCAAGAATCATCTCTAGACATTTTGTTAGCTTTCCTGTGCATGAACCAATAATGCAAAGTCACAATACAGCTGAGCTGCCAATAGTCCAATTACTTTTGTTGCCCTAAAAAGGGGTATAAAAAGGACTgcaattcctacacagatcatcTGATATGGATGGAAACACCCTCCAATTAAAGCTGAGTctacactttaacctcatattcatggttttgttttaaaatccaATGCGCTGGaatacacagccaaaacaaaaacatcacgtcactgtcccaatacttttgcatttaattgtatatatatatatatatataaacacatcaGATCAGTGACCGTGAATCAGTTAACTGCAAATATGAATTAAGAGCTCAGAACTTCACAGAGAGGTAAACTATGGCCAGTGTTCTGGGAACAAAATAGCTGAACAAATTGTTACAACCGTGGAATACAGTACAGTTTCATACTTTAGAATGAAGATCTGGGTTACTAAATGTTTCATGCAATTCAATTAGGCACACAGACATAGAATTCCTATGTAGGTAGCTACATCACACAAAGACAGGACAAAGTGTTTTGCCTTTCACACAAACTTTTAACTGATTTTCATGGTTTCATAAGTGCCATTATGTCTTACTCCTCGTTAGATAACCCTCACAGAATAATTCTTACCTTCTCGCTGTTAGGGAGAGTTTGATTCCTTTTCAATGTGTCCGCTCCATTAATGCTAATCAGTTCTGCATCTGCAGGCGGAAATGGCGCTGGAAAAACCACAACGTCActcttcagtgtgtctgagctaaAACACACGTCATACTGCTGCGTAGATTTGGAGTAAGACCAGCTCCCGTCTGGGTGTGTGGTGATTACTGGGGCACTGTACTTGCTCAAACCATCGTCAGTCCTGTGACATTTAACAGCTATTAAACTAATGAGGCTCAGCAAAAATATAACTGACACCGAGATAATGGCGATAAGCAAATACAGATTTAAATCCGAGAAACTATCTTTCTTTTCTGGAAACTGTCTTAACGATGTCTGTACTTCACCCGTatcttcaacaacaacaacatcaatagACACGGTAGCTGAGAGTGAAGGTTCTCCATGGTCAGAAATCAAAATCACCAAAGGATGAGTCTTCAAGTCATTGTCACTCATTCGCCTCTTAGTCCTTATTTCCCCGGTGCTGCTTCCGATTCGGAAGAGACTGCTTCCCTTGGGTTCCGTGATGTGGTAAGAAAGCAGCGCATTGTACCCAGAGTCTGCGTCCACAGCCCGGATCTTTGCCACAAAGTAGCCCGCTTCAGCAGAATACGGAATGTTCTCAGTGTTAACGGAGCCCTGGTCAGAATAAGGAGGGAGAACCGCAGGACTGTTGTCATTTTCATCCAGGACGAATAGGTTAATAGTCACATTGCTGCCTAGAGGAGGGACGCCAGAGTCTGTGGCCTGCACTTGAAACTGGTAAGTTTTCACTTCCTCATAGTTAAAAGCCTGAAGGCTGTATATTTCTCCACTGACAGAGTTTACGTTGACAGCAGATGACGAGGAGGCGCCAGAACTCTCCAAAATAGTATACGAAACCTTTGCATTGTCGTTTAAATCAGGATCTAAGGCAGACACAGTGTAAAGCACAGAGCCCACCGGgctgttttctttcacaaacatGTTCATAATAGGCTCCGAAAATCGCGGCGGGTTATCATTCACGTCAGACACGTGTACAGTAATAACGCTGGTGCTGGTGAGAGGCGGAATCCCTTCGTCGGTAGCCGTGATGGTGACATTGTATTCAGCACTGCTTTCTCTGTCCAATGGACTATCAACCACTAAAGAGTAATAATCCTTATAGGAAGACTGCAGTTTAAACGGAAGCATGTCAGCTAAAGTACACTTAAAAAGCCCATTTTTCCCATCATCTTTATCTGCTACGGTTATCAGAGCCACCACCGTCCCTCTTTGAGCGTCCTCTTTGACTGGGCTCATTAGTGAAGTCACCGTTATTTCTGGCGCGTTGTCATTCACATCAACAACTTCCACTAACACTTTACAGTGAGTACTCCGGGGTGAATGCCCTTGGTCCTTCGCCTGTGCGCGAATTTCGTATGCAGAGTTTTCTTCGTAATCCAAATGCCCTTTCGCCGTGATTTCACCAGTTTTCGAATCGATTGcgaaaatgtcaaaatgattTCCACCGCCACGCCCTACTAAAGAATATATAAGCTCACCGTTAACGCCTTCGTCCGGGTCTGTGGCATTAAGAGTAATTATATTTGTCCCGTAAGGAACGTTCTCAGGAACAAGGACTTTATAAAGAGAGCTGCTGAATGCTGGGGTGTTGTCATTCACATCGATAACATTGACAATGATCTGTAATGTACCGGATCTGGGAGGTTTTCCTCCGTCAACAGCAGTCAATAGAAGCTGAATCACAGACTGCTTCTCGCGGTCTAAAGCTTTCTGCAGCACTAACTCGGCTGACACACTCTGCTTTCCACCGCTCTGTACATCAAGGGAGAAGTGTTCATTTGCACTCAGCTTGTAGGTCTTTACTGAATTACTGCCC
It contains:
- the LOC135250072 gene encoding protocadherin alpha-8-like isoform X11; amino-acid sequence: MGIWEQPGHVWIQCIVLLSLLRWSSAQTVYSVLEEVEKGTFVGNIAKDMNLNAQDLETRGLRIIPGSNKRYFEVNLKTGILYVNERIDRETLCPNLIKCSLKIEAVLDKPMHIYRVEINILDINDNSPSFLDKTNAFNISESSFPGERFPLPIANDRDVGSNSVKTYKLSANEHFSLDVQSGGKQSVSAELVLQKALDREKQSVIQLLLTAVDGGKPPRSGTLQIIVNVIDVNDNTPAFSSSLYKVLVPENVPYGTNIITLNATDPDEGVNGELIYSLVGRGGGNHFDIFAIDSKTGEITAKGHLDYEENSAYEIRAQAKDQGHSPRSTHCKVLVEVVDVNDNAPEITVTSLMSPVKEDAQRGTVVALITVADKDDGKNGLFKCTLADMLPFKLQSSYKDYYSLVVDSPLDRESSAEYNVTITATDEGIPPLTSTSVITVHVSDVNDNPPRFSEPIMNMFVKENSPVGSVLYTVSALDPDLNDNAKVSYTILESSGASSSSAVNVNSVSGEIYSLQAFNYEEVKTYQFQVQATDSGVPPLGSNVTINLFVLDENDNSPAVLPPYSDQGSVNTENIPYSAEAGYFVAKIRAVDADSGYNALLSYHITEPKGSSLFRIGSSTGEIRTKRRMSDNDLKTHPLVILISDHGEPSLSATVSIDVVVVEDTGEVQTSLRQFPEKKDSFSDLNLYLLIAIISVSVIFLLSLISLIAVKCHRTDDGLSKYSAPVITTHPDGSWSYSKSTQQYDVCFSSDTLKSDVVVFPAPFPPADAELISINGADTLKRNQTLPNSEKPKPPNADWRYSASLRAGMQSSVHMEESSVMQGAQGVLVQNWPTVSSAADAEGGEVSPPVGAGINSNSWQFRYGPGPGPPQHLKPGEVPEAFIIPGSPAIISIRQGAGDGDDKGDFISFGKKEEKKKKKKKKGKEKKEKGKDDGEE